One part of the Palaemon carinicauda isolate YSFRI2023 chromosome 23, ASM3689809v2, whole genome shotgun sequence genome encodes these proteins:
- the LOC137617530 gene encoding uncharacterized protein — MKAALSEVTTLAYQDDSSPLKLTTDTIDAPCCAVFEQIVNGSPQPLAFFSKKLKPTETSPSPIVTDHQPLIHAFTKSSDAWSSHQQRDLAAIAEFDCTISYVSGKRNPSPVPSLGSRSTQSTWGSTKSYLHKTAERPGVPGLSYDNINAADEGHSPRAQPAKPSSETPAWSAHTHGFLLPVEGRSFTSTMDYHTPRVALRPVYYPRNLSGQGSRKTPVSDRKLAYTDIEVLLNRHTESGVGDFPQPQGRFGHIHVDVVGYLPPPASVFRRYHDGPRFYLLVRDLTLSGKPDGNDTPQHHGIQPSSKRHGRENSSHSQDSSDGDMYGRTLESTTPMGLLGLCTPPPTDIEPSPAEKLYGEFFPATTDHTKLNHLRDITGKFRQRLKTYENRTRHFLANNLDDCDYVFIQVDAHRQPPTSP, encoded by the exons ATGAAGGCCGCCCTTTCCGAGGTCACCACCCTGGCGTACCAAGACGACAGCTCCCCCCTGAAGCTGACTACTGACACCATCGACGCCCCCTGTTGTGCGGTCTTCGAACAGATTGTCAACGGTTCCccgcagcccttggccttcttcagcaagaaactcaaacctacagaaaccag CCCTTCCCCCATCGTgacggaccaccagcccctgatccacgctttcacaaagtcttcagacgcatggtcctctcaCCAACAACGAGACCTGGCAGCCATTGCAGAATTTGACTGCACTATTAGCTACGTATCGGGAAAGAGGAACCCGTCGCCAGTGCCTTCTCTAGGATCGAGATCAACGCAGTCAACCTGGGGATCGACTAAGTCATATCTTCATAAAACAGCAGAGCGACCAGGAGTTCCAGGACTATCGTACGACAACATCAATGCAgcagatgaaggacattcccccAGGGCCCAGCCGGCGAAACCATCATCTGAGACACCAGCATGGAGCGCTCATACCCATGGATTCCTGCTTCCAGTAGAAGGAAGATCTTTTACGTCCACCATGGATTATCACACCCCTAGGGTAGCACTACGGCCCGTCTACTATCCGAGAAATttatctggccagggatcaagaaAGACCCCTGTGAGTGATCGAAAACTTGCATATACTGACATAGAAGTTTTGTTGAACCGCCATACTGAGTCGGGAGTTGGCGATTTTCCACAACCCCAGGGACGGttcggacacatccacgtggaCGTCGTGGGATATCTGCCGCCTCCAG CTTCGGTGTTCCGGCGATATCACGACGGTCCTAGGTTCTACCTACTTGTCAGAGATCTGactctctctggcaaacctgatgggaacgacactccacagcaccacggcatacaacccagcagcaaacggcatggtcgagagaACTCATCGCACTCTCAAGACAGCTCTGATGGCGATATGTACGGACGAACATTGGAAAGCACAACTCCCATGGGCCTCCTTGGTCTTTGCACCCCTCCCCCAACAGACATTGAACCTTCCCCTGCGGAGAAGCTCTACGGcgagttcttccctgcaactaccgaccACACAAAGCTGAATCACCTGAGAGATATCACTGGGAAATTCAGGCAACGCCTGAAAACATACGAGAACAGGACCAGACACTTCTTGGCCAACAACCTCGACGACTGCGACTACGTCTTTATCCAGGTCGATGCTCACCGCCAGCCCCCGACTAGTCCTTAG